A region of Cardinium endosymbiont of Sogatella furcifera DNA encodes the following proteins:
- a CDS encoding reverse transcriptase domain-containing protein, with product MRQRCWKYDWVLEFDIKGLFDNIDHALLMSALRKHTDKEWILLYVERWLKAPMIREGILSERTQGTPQGGVIGPLLANLFLHYAFDLWMKRTFLGVEFCRYADDGLVHCKTKKQAEYIKERFTKRFKECGLELNENKTRIVYCKDKLRVQDYSIISFDFLGYTFRPRLSYSTSKEEFFVNFSPAVSKASIKAMSQEMRRWKLNLRSSQFLEDFSRMYNPVLRGWWHYYGFFYKIERLKQDLRCAKKVLVLRLLLLKKIIVVTLIPMIRIDLDVVAINDHGAGPSGVKRNLKF from the coding sequence ATTCGCCAGAGATGTTGGAAATATGATTGGGTTCTTGAATTTGATATCAAGGGTCTTTTCGACAACATTGATCATGCTTTGCTAATGAGCGCTCTAAGAAAACATACAGATAAAGAGTGGATTCTTCTTTATGTAGAAAGATGGTTGAAAGCTCCGATGATACGGGAGGGTATTCTCTCAGAACGTACCCAAGGCACACCCCAGGGTGGGGTTATTGGCCCTCTTCTAGCCAACTTATTTTTGCATTATGCTTTTGATTTGTGGATGAAAAGGACATTTCTCGGCGTGGAATTTTGCCGTTACGCGGATGATGGACTTGTACATTGTAAAACGAAAAAGCAGGCAGAATACATAAAAGAGAGATTTACGAAGCGCTTTAAAGAATGCGGACTAGAGCTCAACGAGAACAAGACCAGGATTGTTTACTGTAAGGACAAACTAAGAGTCCAAGATTATTCTATAATAAGCTTTGACTTTTTAGGGTACACTTTTAGGCCTCGGTTATCCTACAGTACATCCAAAGAAGAGTTCTTCGTGAACTTCTCTCCAGCTGTAAGTAAAGCCTCTATAAAAGCTATGAGTCAGGAAATGAGACGGTGGAAGCTCAATCTGAGAAGCTCACAATTTCTTGAGGACTTCTCAAGAATGTATAATCCGGTTCTTCGAGGCTGGTGGCATTATTATGGATTCTTTTACAAAATTGAAAGATTGAAACAGGACCTAAGGTGCGCAAAGAAGGTGCTAGTACTAAGGTTACTCCTCCTAAAAAAGATTATAGTAGTGACCCTAATACCTATGATAAGAATAGACCTAGACGTGGTGGCAATCAATGATCATGGTGCAGGTCCTAGTGGCGTGAAAAGAAACCTTAAGTTCTAG
- a CDS encoding SMI1/KNR4 family protein has protein sequence MLRTIRIKNIYPLLFIGVTHLGCSSSYRYQMETGDTSVQSSSKKEGEHSVPQRGTNTQLDEKIKKFLDKEDFEKGSPVTNEELDLVINKLGRTVDMFNMSSIDKEYKAFLNKYGSIDGGGFEIYGPTVHTGDNEKRIQYISSIQRGFENRCRTSKMKAAQIKSCWLIAGIDQGDEYYINLSGKKKENIYSISPDGKSKLFAKDFLEFLDKFFESYERKFEEETYQGEVYQEEGSDSD, from the coding sequence ATGTTAAGAACCATAAGAATAAAAAACATATACCCTTTATTATTCATAGGTGTAACGCATTTAGGGTGTTCATCAAGTTATCGTTACCAAATGGAAACTGGAGATACAAGCGTCCAATCTAGTTCTAAGAAAGAAGGTGAACATAGTGTGCCTCAACGTGGAACTAATACACAACTGGATGAAAAGATAAAAAAATTCTTGGACAAAGAAGATTTTGAAAAAGGATCACCTGTAACTAATGAAGAACTGGATTTGGTAATTAATAAGCTGGGTAGAACTGTAGATATGTTTAATATGTCTAGTATAGACAAAGAGTATAAAGCATTTTTAAATAAATATGGATCTATAGATGGTGGAGGTTTCGAGATATATGGACCTACTGTACATACCGGTGATAATGAAAAAAGAATTCAATATATATCATCGATACAACGTGGATTTGAGAATCGTTGTAGAACGAGTAAAATGAAAGCAGCACAAATAAAATCGTGTTGGTTAATAGCAGGTATAGATCAAGGTGACGAGTATTATATAAATTTGTCTGGGAAAAAGAAAGAAAATATATATTCTATTAGCCCTGATGGTAAATCAAAGCTTTTTGCTAAAGATTTTTTAGAGTTTTTGGATAAGTTCTTTGAATCTTATGAGAGAAAATTTGAAGAAGAAACTTATCAAGGAGAAGTTTATCAAGAGGAAGGATCCGATTCCGATTAG
- a CDS encoding IS110 family transposase has product MKYIGIDISKSSFVAAFPKGEGFTTSKYSNDVNGLNLFLAQLDRSLHHCVLEATGNYGALLVEMLIAAELAVSVVNPRQIKHFAKAMHHITKTDKVDGVPRRPPF; this is encoded by the coding sequence ATGAAATATATAGGCATTGATATATCAAAAAGCAGCTTTGTAGCTGCTTTTCCTAAAGGTGAAGGATTTACTACGTCTAAATATTCAAATGATGTAAATGGGCTTAACCTATTTTTGGCTCAACTTGATAGATCCTTGCATCACTGTGTTTTAGAAGCCACTGGCAATTATGGCGCTTTATTAGTAGAGATGCTTATAGCAGCTGAGCTAGCTGTTTCAGTTGTTAATCCAAGGCAAATCAAACACTTTGCTAAGGCAATGCATCATATAACTAAAACCGATAAGGTAGATGGCGTGCCACGAAGGCCTCCTTTCTAG
- the ltrA gene encoding group II intron reverse transcriptase/maturase, translating to MIPQGNHMAQSVRELQRELYRSAKSNPKRSFYTLHDKIYRLDVLVCSWKQVCANHGAPGIDGITIEQIKEQGEEAFLGQVQKELESGSYRSNKTKRVEIPKPKGGIRILGVPTIKDRLVQTATRLVIEPIFEADFQECSFGFRPKRSAVHASLSIYKWLNYGLTQVLDIDLKRYFDSIPHDKLMKVIQKRISDRYVLKLIQAWLRSGVLKGEEVATRQGSPQGSPISPLLSNIYLNLLDTVWVKRMTERNGWNAQIVRYADDLVIVSNKPVEKILGILCGYLQRLGLSINEEKSRMTTAEEGFNFLGYAFKRGYSPRYQKPVTHMYPTPDAIKRIIKKVTQLTYRNRLHESVETIVKDLNASLLGWTEYYRHTASSRRFRKVQGHANRRLRRFIMKKKGSRKNGYKELPDEKLHKVYKLVNVGAYRVRYRWT from the coding sequence ATGATTCCGCAAGGTAACCACATGGCACAAAGCGTCCGAGAACTGCAGCGAGAACTTTATCGATCTGCTAAGTCTAATCCTAAACGCAGCTTCTACACCCTTCATGACAAAATATATAGATTGGACGTACTGGTCTGTTCATGGAAACAGGTTTGTGCAAATCACGGGGCACCAGGCATAGATGGAATAACAATAGAACAAATCAAAGAACAAGGGGAAGAAGCGTTTCTTGGACAAGTTCAAAAAGAACTGGAATCAGGAAGCTACCGAAGCAATAAGACAAAGCGCGTGGAAATACCCAAACCGAAAGGAGGAATAAGAATCTTGGGAGTGCCCACGATTAAGGACCGCTTAGTACAAACTGCAACCCGTCTTGTTATAGAGCCAATTTTTGAAGCAGACTTCCAAGAATGCTCATTTGGGTTTCGACCTAAACGATCCGCAGTCCATGCAAGTCTATCAATATATAAATGGCTTAATTACGGGCTCACCCAAGTTTTAGATATTGATTTGAAGCGATACTTTGACTCAATCCCACACGATAAGCTTATGAAAGTCATTCAAAAGCGAATCAGTGATAGGTATGTTCTAAAGTTAATACAAGCCTGGCTTCGCTCAGGAGTCCTTAAAGGCGAAGAAGTTGCTACTCGACAAGGATCCCCTCAAGGGTCCCCCATTTCGCCCTTACTTTCTAATATATACCTGAATCTGCTAGACACAGTATGGGTCAAGCGGATGACCGAAAGGAATGGGTGGAATGCACAGATTGTCCGCTATGCGGACGATCTCGTGATAGTGTCGAATAAACCGGTAGAGAAGATTTTGGGTATTTTATGTGGGTATCTGCAACGCTTGGGCCTTTCGATCAATGAAGAAAAGAGTCGAATGACCACGGCCGAAGAAGGTTTCAATTTCTTAGGGTATGCCTTTAAAAGGGGATACTCGCCAAGATATCAGAAACCCGTTACCCATATGTATCCTACACCTGATGCAATCAAGCGGATTATTAAGAAAGTCACGCAATTGACCTATCGGAACCGGTTGCACGAAAGTGTTGAAACTATTGTTAAAGACTTAAACGCATCCTTACTGGGGTGGACGGAGTATTACCGTCACACGGCCAGTTCTAGGAGATTTAGGAAAGTACAAGGGCATGCAAACAGGCGTCTGAGAAGATTTATCATGAAAAAGAAAGGGAGTAGGAAGAACGGGTATAAGGAACTCCCCGACGAGAAGCTCCACAAAGTGTACAAATTAGTCAATGTAGGAGCTTATCGGGTGCGATACAGATGGACGTAA
- a CDS encoding transposase has product MKANYSYYITTDRLKRQQQRREELVATLSNEKKRLHHSQTNIDKESIERHIDFLEKEIKIIDKALNKTITTDKDLDEKANILETIPGIGKCLATKLVSFLPELGDRSYSSNQLSALVGIAPYAADSGKKQGKRFIRGGRKIPRDALYMAVLAGKKWFLYLKECYDRLVGKYKPKKVAIVACMRKLLELAHKLIQQKRSFVKSIKNEYKMTKKLA; this is encoded by the coding sequence TTGAAAGCTAATTACAGCTATTATATTACAACAGATCGGCTTAAAAGGCAACAACAAAGAAGAGAAGAGCTGGTAGCTACATTAAGCAATGAAAAGAAACGGTTACACCATAGCCAGACTAATATAGATAAAGAAAGCATAGAAAGGCATATCGATTTTTTAGAAAAAGAAATAAAAATTATTGATAAAGCGTTAAATAAAACCATAACTACTGATAAGGATCTAGACGAAAAGGCTAATATACTAGAAACCATTCCAGGAATCGGGAAATGTTTAGCCACTAAATTAGTCAGTTTTTTACCTGAATTAGGTGATAGAAGCTACAGTAGTAATCAACTATCAGCTTTAGTAGGTATAGCACCATATGCGGCTGATAGTGGGAAAAAACAGGGAAAAAGATTTATTAGGGGAGGAAGGAAAATACCACGAGATGCACTGTATATGGCTGTATTAGCAGGGAAAAAGTGGTTCCTATATTTAAAAGAATGCTATGATAGATTAGTAGGTAAATATAAGCCTAAAAAAGTGGCTATCGTAGCATGTATGAGGAAGCTCCTAGAGCTGGCGCATAAGCTTATACAACAAAAAAGAAGCTTCGTCAAAAGTATCAAAAACGAGTACAAAATGACTAAAAAACTTGCATAG